A part of Toxotes jaculatrix isolate fToxJac2 chromosome 24, fToxJac2.pri, whole genome shotgun sequence genomic DNA contains:
- the ndfip2 gene encoding NEDD4 family-interacting protein 2, whose product MDPASRYQVLHNEDDSSEASASEQQQPCTSATAQAGTSSQDQSQTRDGPATAATSSAGEASGSRPQGEAEAPPPPYASIDLGATAATPETSFRGDFPVPPPYSVATSLPTYDEAEKAKAAAMAASTVEVMPREDEFPPRDDFSDADQLRVGNDGIFMLAFFMAFLFNWIGFCLSFCLTNTIAGRYGAICGFGLSLIKWILIVRFSEYFTGYFNGQYWLWWIFLLLGLLLFFRGFVNYLKVRNMSENMATSHRTRLFFLY is encoded by the exons ATGGACCCAGCAAGCCGATACCAAGTG TTGCACAACGAGGATGACTCCTCGGAGGCCTCAGCCAGCGAACAGCAGCAGCCGTGCACTTCCGCCACGGCCCAGGCCGGTACGTCCAGCCAGGACCAGAGCCAGACCCGGGACGGACCAGCCACGGCCGCCACCTCATCAGCGGGGGAGGCGTCGGGGTCGAGGCCTCAGGGGGAAGCGGAGGCACCTCCACCTCCATACGCATCCATTGACCTGGGAGCAACTGCTGCCACACCTG AGACCAGTTTCCGAGGTGACTTCCCAGTGCCTCCGCCCTACAGCGTCGCCACCTCACTACCCACATACGACGAAGCTGAGAAGGCCAAAGCCGCCGCCATGGCTGCCTCCACTGTGGAGGTGATGCCGAGG GAGGACGAATTCCCCCCCAGAGACGATTTCAGCGACGCCGATCAGCTGCGAGTTGGAAACGATGGAATCTTCATGCTGGCCTTCTTCA TGGCCTTCCTCTTCAACTGGATTGGATTCTGCTTGTCCTTCTGTTTGACCAACACCATCGCGGGACGCTACGGAGCCATCTGCGGTTTCGGCCTGTCCCTCATCAAGTGGATTCTCATCGTCAGG TTCTCTGAGTACTTCACTGGCTACTTCAATGGACAGTACTGGCTCTGGTGGATCTTCCTGCTGCTCG gtctgctgctcttcttcaGAGGTTTTGTTAACTATCTGAAAGTTCGCAACATGTCGGAGAACATGGCCACCTCTCATAGAACACGCCTCTTCTTCCTCTACTAA